In a genomic window of Pangasianodon hypophthalmus isolate fPanHyp1 chromosome 1, fPanHyp1.pri, whole genome shotgun sequence:
- the casp2 gene encoding caspase-2 isoform X1, which translates to MLGGCGMKEQDKVALKKNSVALCKELVVDELLIQYLQAEDILTESMAESILAETTSQKRSWRLLTLLPKRGPRAFSTFCTALNETEQGHLSNLLIRFRDRENSPTQSESEISFTQDSSPAKKRKDQERFTDPKLPLSTQECEVPAKRARTQESMEMCLDADSPLTTAVLPCTQEFYLSHCAQAYPMSSSPRGLALVLSNVRFEPELSELDTRRGGEVDEEVLRRLFTELDFTVSLQKDLTVQAMRACIEQFARQPEHAVYDCCVVCLLSHGVEGSIYGVDGKLLELDWVFESFDNARCPLLQNKPKMFFIQACRGEEMDCGVDQLDGDDAMQPTGCEQRDAGREENLDRQNIASEESEGKRLRVKLPQRSDMICGFATLKGFSTAAMRNTKKGSWFVQELNTAMRQRARDTHLSDILVQVNSHIKEREGHAPGSAHHRCKEMSEFTSSLCKDLYLFPKYCPNN; encoded by the exons ATGCTCGGGGGGTGTGGCATGAAAGAGCAAGACAAGGTGGCCCTGAAGAAGAACTCGGTGGCACTTTGTAAAGAACTGGTGGTGGATGAGCTGCTCATTCAGTACTTGCAGGCTGAAGACATCCTCACTGAGAGCATGGCAGAAAGCATTCTG GCAGAGACAACATCCCAAAAGAGGAGCTGGCGTTTGCTCACGCTACTCCCGAAACGTGGCCCCCGAGCTTTCAGCACCTTCTGCACAGCTCTTAACGAGACCGAGCAGGGGCACCTGTCCAACTTGCTTATTAGGTTCAGAGACCGAGAG AACTCACCtacacagagtgagagtgaaatCTCTTTCACGCAGGACAGCTCACCTGCTAAGAAAAGGAAAGACCAGGAG aggTTTACAGACCCTAAACTTCCACTTTCAACTCAGGAGTGTGAAGTGCCCGCTAAAAGAGCTCGCACCCAGG AGTCTATGGAGATGTGCTTAGATGCTGACAGTCCTCTGACCACTGCTGTGCTCCCCTGCACACAGGAGttctacctgtctcactgtgcccaa GCCTACCCAATGAGCTCTAGTCCACGTGGTCTTGCACTGGTGCTGAGTAACGTGCGCTTCGAGCCTGAGTTATCGGAGTTGGACACACGGAGAGGAGGGGAGGTAGATGAGGAGGTGCTGAGGAGACTCTTTACTGAGTTGGACTTCACAGTAAGCCTGCAGAAAGATCTCACTGTCCAG GCCATGCGGGCCTGTATAGAGCAGTTTGCTCGGCAGCCAGAGCACGCTGTGTATGactgctgtgttgtgtgtttactgtctCATGGAGTGGAGGGCTCCATTTACGGCGTTGATGGGAAGCTGCTGGAG TTGGACTGGGTGTTTGAGAGCTTTGATAATGCTCGTTGCCCCCTGCTGCAAAACAAGCCAAAAATGTTCTTCATTCAGGCCTGTAGAGGAG AGGAGATGGACTGTGGTGTGGACCAGTTAGATGGTGATGATGCGATGCAGCCTACAGGCTGTGAGCAGAGGGATGCAGGAAGAGAGGAGAACCTTGACAGACAGAACATAGCAAGTGAAGAGAGCGAGGGCAAGAGACTGCGAGTGAAACTGCCCCAGAGATCCGACATGATCTGCGGTTTTGCAACTCTCAAAGGTTTCA GCACTGCTGCAATGAGGAACACAAAGAAAGGCTCATGGTTTGTTCAGGAACTCAACACAGCTATGAGACAGAGAGCCAGAGACACACACTTATCAGATATACTGGTGCAG
- the casp2 gene encoding caspase-2 isoform X2 yields MLGGCGMKEQDKVALKKNSVALCKELVVDELLIQYLQAEDILTESMAESILAETTSQKRSWRLLTLLPKRGPRAFSTFCTALNETEQGHLSNLLIRFRDRENSPTQSESEISFTQDSSPAKKRKDQERFTDPKLPLSTQECEVPAKRARTQESMEMCLDADSPLTTAVLPCTQEFYLSHCAQAYPMSSSPRGLALVLSNVRFEPELSELDTRRGGEVDEEVLRRLFTELDFTVSLQKDLTVQAMRACIEQFARQPEHAVYDCCVVCLLSHGVEGSIYGVDGKLLELDWVFESFDNARCPLLQNKPKMFFIQACRGEEMDCGVDQLDGDDAMQPTGCEQRDAGREENLDRQNIASEESEGKRLRVKLPQRSDMICGFATLKGTAAMRNTKKGSWFVQELNTAMRQRARDTHLSDILVQVNSHIKEREGHAPGSAHHRCKEMSEFTSSLCKDLYLFPKYCPNN; encoded by the exons ATGCTCGGGGGGTGTGGCATGAAAGAGCAAGACAAGGTGGCCCTGAAGAAGAACTCGGTGGCACTTTGTAAAGAACTGGTGGTGGATGAGCTGCTCATTCAGTACTTGCAGGCTGAAGACATCCTCACTGAGAGCATGGCAGAAAGCATTCTG GCAGAGACAACATCCCAAAAGAGGAGCTGGCGTTTGCTCACGCTACTCCCGAAACGTGGCCCCCGAGCTTTCAGCACCTTCTGCACAGCTCTTAACGAGACCGAGCAGGGGCACCTGTCCAACTTGCTTATTAGGTTCAGAGACCGAGAG AACTCACCtacacagagtgagagtgaaatCTCTTTCACGCAGGACAGCTCACCTGCTAAGAAAAGGAAAGACCAGGAG aggTTTACAGACCCTAAACTTCCACTTTCAACTCAGGAGTGTGAAGTGCCCGCTAAAAGAGCTCGCACCCAGG AGTCTATGGAGATGTGCTTAGATGCTGACAGTCCTCTGACCACTGCTGTGCTCCCCTGCACACAGGAGttctacctgtctcactgtgcccaa GCCTACCCAATGAGCTCTAGTCCACGTGGTCTTGCACTGGTGCTGAGTAACGTGCGCTTCGAGCCTGAGTTATCGGAGTTGGACACACGGAGAGGAGGGGAGGTAGATGAGGAGGTGCTGAGGAGACTCTTTACTGAGTTGGACTTCACAGTAAGCCTGCAGAAAGATCTCACTGTCCAG GCCATGCGGGCCTGTATAGAGCAGTTTGCTCGGCAGCCAGAGCACGCTGTGTATGactgctgtgttgtgtgtttactgtctCATGGAGTGGAGGGCTCCATTTACGGCGTTGATGGGAAGCTGCTGGAG TTGGACTGGGTGTTTGAGAGCTTTGATAATGCTCGTTGCCCCCTGCTGCAAAACAAGCCAAAAATGTTCTTCATTCAGGCCTGTAGAGGAG AGGAGATGGACTGTGGTGTGGACCAGTTAGATGGTGATGATGCGATGCAGCCTACAGGCTGTGAGCAGAGGGATGCAGGAAGAGAGGAGAACCTTGACAGACAGAACATAGCAAGTGAAGAGAGCGAGGGCAAGAGACTGCGAGTGAAACTGCCCCAGAGATCCGACATGATCTGCGGTTTTGCAACTCTCAAAG GCACTGCTGCAATGAGGAACACAAAGAAAGGCTCATGGTTTGTTCAGGAACTCAACACAGCTATGAGACAGAGAGCCAGAGACACACACTTATCAGATATACTGGTGCAG